A single window of Rubripirellula lacrimiformis DNA harbors:
- a CDS encoding Hcp family type VI secretion system effector produces the protein MILLKFKKEIKGDAAASGYEGQIKLTSTQFSASRSVGVPSGSAARETGAPTFSEVHCSKDFDIASTELFMQSVSGASLEEASLTYLQTDGEGGPQVYLVVTLTDPIVTSYSHSGMMGDKPSESFALNFTKISLAYTQYTGEAAVKASPKGWNLLEQKAA, from the coding sequence ATGATTCTGTTAAAGTTTAAAAAAGAAATCAAAGGCGACGCAGCCGCATCAGGGTACGAAGGCCAGATCAAACTGACATCAACTCAGTTCAGTGCCTCTCGATCCGTCGGCGTGCCTTCGGGCAGCGCGGCACGCGAAACGGGTGCACCGACTTTCTCGGAAGTCCACTGTTCCAAAGATTTCGACATCGCGTCGACGGAACTGTTCATGCAAAGCGTTTCCGGTGCATCCCTCGAAGAAGCCTCGTTGACCTACCTGCAAACCGACGGCGAAGGCGGTCCACAGGTGTACCTGGTCGTGACCCTGACCGACCCGATCGTCACCAGTTATTCCCACAGCGGCATGATGGGCGACAAGCCTAGCGAGTCGTTCGCGTTGAACTTCACCAAGATCTCACTGGCGTACACACAGTACACCGGCGAAGCAGCAGTGAAGGCATCGCCGAAGGG
- the tssC gene encoding type VI secretion system contractile sheath large subunit, which translates to MSETKSEAPEAPADTAAAITLDTLSELLEAEFKPRSDEANLAVTTAVNTLAAQLVTTEMVASSDAIKTIEALVAEIDRKIAEQMNEILHHEAFQNLEGAWRGLSHLVNNTETDEMLKIRVLNISKKDLHKTLKKFKGTGWDQSPLFKKLYEEEYGQFGGEPYGALIGDYYFDHTPVDVELLGEMAKICAASHAPFITAASPSLMHMGSWQELSNPRDLTKIFQTVEYASWTSLRNDEDSRYVGLTMPRFLARQPYGAATNPVEEFAFEEDTAGPDHSRYVWSNSAYAFAVNINRSFKMHGWCSRIRGIESGGSVEKLPVHVFPTDDGGIDMKCPTEIAISDRREAELAKNGLMPLVFRKNSDLAAFIGAQSLNNPSIFEDDDATANARLSGRLPYLFAVCRFAHYLKCIVRDKVGSFKERSDMQIWLNNWISQYVDTNPATASELDKARRPLAGAEVVVEEIEGNPGYYSAKFFLRPHYQLEGLTVSLRLVSKLPSAKAA; encoded by the coding sequence ATGAGCGAAACCAAATCGGAAGCACCAGAGGCTCCCGCAGATACTGCTGCTGCCATCACGCTGGACACCCTATCCGAGCTATTGGAAGCCGAATTCAAGCCGCGCAGTGATGAAGCCAACTTGGCAGTCACGACCGCCGTCAACACGTTGGCCGCGCAGCTTGTCACCACCGAAATGGTTGCTTCCAGCGACGCCATCAAAACCATCGAAGCTCTGGTCGCGGAAATCGATCGCAAGATTGCCGAGCAGATGAATGAAATCCTTCATCACGAAGCATTCCAAAATCTTGAAGGTGCGTGGCGAGGACTTTCTCACCTGGTCAATAACACCGAAACCGACGAGATGTTGAAGATTCGCGTCTTGAACATCTCCAAAAAGGATCTTCACAAGACGCTGAAGAAGTTCAAGGGCACCGGCTGGGATCAAAGCCCGCTGTTCAAGAAGCTGTACGAAGAAGAGTATGGCCAGTTCGGCGGCGAACCCTACGGCGCACTGATCGGCGATTATTACTTTGACCACACACCGGTCGATGTTGAATTGTTGGGCGAAATGGCCAAGATCTGCGCCGCGTCGCATGCACCGTTCATCACCGCGGCCAGCCCGTCGTTGATGCACATGGGATCCTGGCAGGAACTGAGCAACCCGCGCGATTTGACCAAGATTTTCCAAACGGTCGAATACGCGTCGTGGACTTCGCTTCGCAACGACGAAGATTCGCGTTACGTTGGCCTGACGATGCCACGTTTCCTGGCTCGCCAACCCTACGGTGCGGCCACCAACCCCGTCGAAGAGTTTGCGTTCGAAGAGGACACCGCAGGCCCGGACCACAGCCGATATGTGTGGTCCAACAGCGCCTACGCATTCGCGGTCAACATCAACCGATCGTTCAAAATGCACGGTTGGTGCTCGCGAATTCGCGGCATCGAATCGGGCGGATCGGTCGAGAAACTTCCTGTCCACGTCTTCCCAACCGACGACGGCGGAATCGACATGAAGTGCCCCACGGAGATCGCCATCAGTGATCGCCGGGAAGCCGAACTTGCCAAGAACGGCCTGATGCCATTGGTGTTCCGAAAGAACAGCGACCTGGCAGCCTTCATCGGCGCCCAGTCGCTGAACAACCCATCGATCTTCGAAGACGATGATGCGACCGCGAACGCACGTCTTTCCGGCCGACTGCCTTACCTGTTCGCCGTTTGCCGCTTCGCTCACTATTTGAAGTGCATCGTTCGCGACAAGGTCGGTTCGTTCAAAGAACGATCGGACATGCAAATCTGGTTGAACAACTGGATCAGCCAATACGTCGACACGAACCCGGCGACGGCATCCGAATTGGACAAAGCCCGCCGACCATTGGCTGGCGCAGAAGTGGTTGTCGAAGAGATCGAAGGAAACCCGGGCTACTACAGCGCCAAGTTCTTCCTGCGACCTCACTATCAACTCGAAGGCTTGACCGTCTCGCTGCGTTTGGTCAGCAAGTTGCCATCTGCCAAGGCTGCCTAA
- the tssB gene encoding type VI secretion system contractile sheath small subunit: protein MSESSQKFISRNRPPRVQIEYDVETYGSEKKVQLPFVMGVLADLSGNPSEPLPDVANRKFLETDIDNFDERLKSMKPRASFQVANTLTGEGNLSVDLTFESMDDFTPGRVAQRVEPLEKLLNARTELSHLVTYMDGKTGAEELVSRLISDPALLKELTEKPLDTDTAKPETDAA, encoded by the coding sequence ATGTCCGAAAGCAGTCAGAAGTTTATCTCTCGCAATCGGCCGCCTCGTGTCCAAATCGAATACGACGTGGAAACGTACGGCTCGGAGAAGAAAGTCCAACTGCCATTCGTAATGGGTGTATTGGCCGACCTATCGGGTAACCCATCCGAACCGCTGCCAGACGTTGCCAATCGCAAATTTTTGGAAACGGACATCGACAATTTCGACGAACGATTGAAGTCGATGAAGCCACGTGCTTCGTTCCAAGTTGCAAACACGTTGACCGGCGAAGGCAACCTCAGCGTCGACCTGACCTTTGAATCGATGGACGACTTCACGCCTGGACGCGTGGCCCAACGTGTCGAGCCGCTTGAAAAACTGCTGAACGCACGCACCGAACTGTCGCACCTGGTGACCTACATGGACGGAAAGACCGGAGCCGAAGAATTGGTTTCGCGACTGATCAGCGACCCTGCCTTGCTGAAAGAACTGACCGAAAAGCCATTGGATACCGACACGGCCAAACCTGAAACGGACGCAGCCTAA